TATATTTAactaacaaaatgtattttttcatgtgtttgacTGAGGTGAGTCATTTTATTGTGTCGGAAGAATCGGTCTTTTAACAAcatcaataaaaacactaacaacTTTTCAGACTTATGAAAACAGTTGCTGTACGCTGCGTTTCAAATGTCATCGCCAGAGCTGCAGCTCCACTGACTGCGGCATATGACACCGTGAGGTTGGCTCCTTCCTGTTCCCCTCCacgaaaacaaactcacgtgggCCTAGAGTAACACTGCCTGTCACTCTGATCATCATCAGTCAGAGCTCCCACTGTCTCCCTGACCCGACTCAAACTTTGACGTGTTTCCATAACCAAGTGCCAGTTGCTTTAGTGCCTGCAGCAGCCAAAGTTAATATGGGGAGGAGTTCCTCCCAGTTTAAAGCGGCCCGAGGCGTCGCTTCCTCCAGGTCGGCCCAGAGGAGCACGTGCGTGTCTGCTTTCCTCTCCTGGTTGACGGTGAATCATTGACAAAGCGCGGCCGCGTTCCCTCCCAGGTGGATGGGCGCGCTCTGTGCTCCCGTGCGTGGGTCacactaaaccccccccccccccccccccccccgtggggttTGGTGTTGGGAGGATGCTcggtgttgtggggggggggggggggggggggagatatggCAATTTCAGGATTTTATTTGATCGTctatttcaatattttacaGGTGATGTGATAGCAGATgtatctaatctaatctaaatccAAATCGACCACCTTGAACCTCTCGCCGTTTCAATTAGTCGTTGGAATGCACACGACGTCGGTTTACTCATGAGGTCGGTGTGTTGAGCAATCAAAGCTCGAAAAATGATAGCTGCACCGGTGTGCGCTAAGGCTCATAAAACTGAGATAAAaggaaattgtgtgtgtgtgtgtttgcgtgtttgtgtgtcgccACAGAGCCTCCATCCCTCCTGCAGAGGTAACTGGGATTTTAGGGGTTGCATGCATTATTTCCCCAAAAAAGATTGTAATAATTAATGTATGCTATTGCATTTACTATGTCCCTTCCTAGCTACGAAATGATGGTGACTTTTTGAAATATGGGTTTGCCACAGATCCATGCTCCTGATCCGAGTCCTTGTCCTCATGCGGAAGGTCATCCGTCCCGTGGTGTGGAAGTGAGGTGTCAGTTCTTCCCTCACTCAAATACCAGCCCTTCTTGTCCTCGAGGAGTGTTTCCCAATATAAGAGTACAGTTTAGATCCATGTGAAGGTATTGAAACGATGATGTTGGATTACATCCATCTGTCAAATGTTGCTCACATGATAAGAAGCAGCCTTCCCCCTTTCTGGACTGTGTGTTCTTCCACACAAATACAGGACGTCCCCTCACACTGACGGTGGAGGTTTACTACAAAAGGACTTGAGGTCATTGCGACGGTACTTCAAGTACTGCTTTTTAAACTAGGAGCAGCACCCGGCCCGGCTGGTgcaggtggtgctgctgctggtggcgtCAGTACACGCTCCGCTGCCGCCGCATAGCACGCTACCCTCTCTGATTCGGCTCTTTTAgttatcagccccccccctcccctccggcgGGCTGTTGGGGGCTCTGGCTTGTGGCCGGAGCGCCGCTTCATGTCCGTCCAGTGAACGGGCTCCGTCAGAGAAGCCTCCTCACGTGGCCTTCCTCTCGGAGCCCGCCCTCCTCACGTTTTCCCGCCTCATGCTTTTCCACGATGCTAAAAGGCGCAACACATAGCGGCGCAGAAACATTTGAAGCCTGCAATCGCTCCCCGACGGAATTTTTGCAAATCCTGAGGAGGATGCGTCACACCGTGGTGTTTCTAAGTGATATAATACAAATCCTCCTTCACTCACACCTCCTCCTTCAGTTTGAGTCACTCGGCGGAGTTCATGTAAGATTGACCTTTCTTTAGTCAAAGTTGATGAAGTGTGTGTTGCAAACACCAACACAAATCGGCCACGTTTAGCCCTCTTTTAGTTATTGGCCATATTCTACAGCGCATTAAAGAATGCGTTGCTCTAAAACAAGCAAACCACACGCTATGTTTATGAAGTTCACACCACAAGAGCAAACAACCACTATGGTCACATTGTGGGAAAGCTACAAGGAAATCTCTCATTTAGAGTGAAAGTAGGAGATAAAAGAAGCGAGGAGAGGGGCGGTTGTGCGTGCAAAGGTTCTCCCTGCTCACGTTTCTCTGCCTGCCTCCAGTTCCAAGCAGATTAGTGTTTGCATGGGCAGGCTAAGCTCAGCATGGGCTTTGACGAAGGATTTAAGGCAGTGTGGAAGAAaggaaaatatgtaaaactgCTGGTTGTTTGATATCACATGGTACCAATACTAGAGAataaaaatagctttttaatTTGAGATAATTTAATGTCTTTAATGTAACGTTGACATGAAACATAGAAACACAATATCACATTGCCCCCTTAACCATAATGAGGGCACATGGTAAAAATATCTTCTTTGATTATAGATGACAGatgacatatatatacacacacactatactGAGCCAACTGTTATTTTTTACGGTGACCTTTGCAGGTTTTATAGTCAAGCAGACTGTAAAAGTGAATGGTTAACAGCACAGCTCATCATAAACGCTCACTGTACACGCGAGTCCTCGGGTGGCCATGGTGGATGTGTTTCGGGTGGAGTGTAAACtcacggaggaggggggggctcgggCCTGCCTCGGCTGGGTCTGTCTTTGAGTCTGGAATGAGTCAACAAACCTCCAACACGTGCTGGCTGAGGCATTATCGAATACAGCCCAACTAGAACAAACACCTTCACGTGCcgcacgggagggggggggggggggggggggggggcacgtatCAACCATGCGAGAAATCCACATTAATTTAgaacatttttctatttttttctcccccttttagTAACCGTGTCAGCAGTGACACGCATGTGAGACGCGGGTCAGGTGTCGCTTCTGTCAGCTCGTGCTGGGCACCGAGCCAGAGGAGTGGAGGTGGCAGtggacaccacacacacacacacacacgcacgcacgcacgcgggGCCTTCGGGAGGGCGGggggaaggaagagagagagagagagagagagagagagagcacactTATTTACACTGTGCATCTACGATTGCCGCATTAACATGACGcaggaattttttattttttttaagcgcGCCTCTACTGGAAGCCCGCAGACTTTGTTGCTGTGCTTCCAGCAGTATTTTTAGCCCCCACATCATCCGCTTGAGCATGAAGGATGAGGCCGAGACGCATCAAAACTGTTGGAGCCGTTCACAAAATGACATCACACCGCACTAACCCAGTTTACAGGGAAAATGGACACCAAACACCAATGAATGATGAAACGTAATTTGTATAACCAAAGCCAACAATTACACGCCAATATTCTATTTAAAATAACTCATGAGCCTGTGTGTGCTTTGCAGGAGTCATCCTGTACGCGGGCTCCTCCGGCAGTTCGAGCCCGAGCCCCGGCAGCCCCTCCAGTGGGTACCAGACACAGTCCCCCTGTTCGCACTCCCAGCCCTCCTCTCCGGAGGAGGTTACTACCTGCACAGAGATCGGGGCGTTTAAACCCAGGGCGTCTGGGtgcaccacctcgtcctccaaACTGGTATTCCAGTTCCCAGAGATCTACAGCGCCCCCCCGGCGCCGGCCCCCCCGCAGAACACCTACGCGCACCCCGTCGCAGGAAAGAGGTCGTGCGGTTTCACGGGAACTTTCACAAGTAAGGGTTCCCTCCTTGTCTGCACGCAATTACACCACAATTGAGGTTTTTAGGAGCTCATGTAAACTTGCCCTTCCTCAGAGACGGGGGGAATGGTTCTGCTTTGCAAGGTCTGCGGAGACATTGCATCCGGTTTCCACTATGGAGTGCACGCATGTGAAGGCTGCAAGGTAAGctcctgaagaaaagaaaatcgcCGTGAAGTGAGTCCCGTCTAGTGTGTTGGCTCCAGTTCACCGGTGACACGTAATTTTATCTTCATCTCTCTTCTCTCAGGGTTTTTTCCGCCGCAGCATCCAGCAGAACATCAACTACAAGATGTGTGTCAAGAACGAAAACTGTCTGATCATGCGCATGAACCGCAACCGTTGCCAGCACTGTCGCTTCAAGAAATGCCTCTCCGTCGGCATGTCACGAGATGGTGAGACATCCTGacacattcatttcttttttggcaTGGCAGTTCTACCAGAGTGCTCCGACAAAACCAAAGCAGCAGGGAAACAGGCTGCACGGTGCCGACGCGTAGGCCCGTGTGGAGAATGTAACGCGGAAAGTTTTTTTCGTGCCAGTAGCTCAGGCGCTCTCACTTTATCAGCAGAAGACGAGTGCCTTGCTCTTCCGCCGTGTCCCTCCGTGCACTGCCAAAACACCACTATCCGGCCTGGTCTCCCTAAGTTTCCTTTCAATGCCCTTTGCGGCATCCTCCCACAACCCTCTTTCCTTTATGTTCTTGTTTCAGTGCGGCCCATTCTCCTCCCACAGCTCTTTTGCGTCTCCCTCTCAGACAATGATTTATGAGAAGAGGAGCTTTGAAGTCCCAGAAGCCATCTATCATTTGAAATACTGCGGCAAACACAGGAATTATTTTTAGGAAATTGAAAGGGGGTCAACTTGATTACCCCTTGTGCGTGCCCATAGCAACATCTTACTGCAATTAATGAGGGATGGGGCAACGATTAAGTATTTGCGGAACGCGGTCAGTCGACGTGACAGACTTTACCAGACGTGGTGCTCACATCGCCAAGTTGAACTTCTGATAACGGAACATTGATTGATCGCCTATCCACACAGATTAAGAAAACACAGCTGGGCTGacctaaaaaaacaatacagaatCTGGCCTATGGTGCACTCGTACATCATGACCTACTTGGTGTAGCGTgcctgccttcttcttctcagtATGGTTGCTGCTCATTTCCACCCTTCAGCACCCTGCATTACCTAATCTAGTAAAccggtttgggttttttttctgcatgtgCTTGATATTTCTGGTGCACAGAGAAAATAGGTTGGCAATAAACGACTCAATAAGAGTACAAAGCGTCAGGTTGACCCTTTTTTTAGAGGCAAAAAACAATAAGGACCACAACCTAGAAACCCCTTTTGCTGAGCTTTAATCAttacaaaaacaggaaaaccacAGGCAACTGCCTGCAGACTACAATAAATAGTACAACCTCATTTCTCACAAGCCAGCTTTATGACGTTGCAGTATATTGACATTAATAAGTCCATCGGCTCGTTGGCACGCATTTCTTTCTCTACCCAGAGAGTCATTTGCTTCTTTTGAACCACGATGAAAAGGATTCATCTCATGACACATTTCTGGCCGCATCCTCATCAAAGGATCTCGTTGAAAATGAACAGATTAGCGTTTCCTTCCTAAACCCTGGAATATTTACTGTGCATATTACTGGGTTTACCTTGCAATAGAGAAGAACTGTACTTTGCCTCGAAGATTATTGCTGCTTCATTTTTTgatatacataaaaaatgttaaagaaaataCCAGATACCATTCTGTGCAAAAGTCTTTGAAGTTCAGTGCAACTTTTCTGCCTCGTCTAACCACACATCCATACACAGGCAGACATTCTTTCCATGCATCGCCGTCCCTCATGTCAGTCCTCTTCATGTTCTCACTCCTGTCTTCACAACTCTTTCCGAGCGCACCTCTCTCATCCTTCTCCCTCTCACATACTCAGTGTCAGGGAAATCAAGCAACACGTTGCCCCACTGCCCTACTTACAAATGGAAGGAGGGAgcgggagaggaaggagacggtGGATAGAGGAGAGGCTGAGGCAGATGGTAGCAGGGGGTCTAAAAATAGCCTCTCCAGCTGATAGTTACCACGGGAATGTAGATGGAAATATGGGTGATTCTGTGATTCTCCTCAAAATCCCTCGCAACATGAGAAGATTTCATAATatttgtatctatgtgtgtgcgccATGCTCAGCAGATTCCATTTCCAGCCAGCATAATTAACAGTAGCAGTCCTGTTGATccataaaaagacaaaagatatACAGTGTGAACGACCTAAAGCTCACCTGCCCTTCCTGCCTGTGTCTTCTCTAGCTGTTCGTTTCGGCCGCATCCccaagagagagaagcagcgaCTTCTGGACGAGATGCAAAGCTACATGAGCAGCCTAAACGAGTCGGTGGCCATGGACTCCCCTTCAGTGAGGGAGCCTGCCGGTAGCCCAGAGGAGGGCCACTCAAAGGAGGCCATTGGGGCCATCTCCAGGGCCTACCGTGACATCTTCACCAGCAGCAACAGCCGCAAGAGAGCAGCCAAGACCGACAATACCACGTCTCCCTTCTCTCAGGGTGCCGGTTTTGCCCAAGTCCTCTCTCACCCGGCCTCCACCCTGAGTTATAAGTCTTGCCCCGTTGCCCCTCGTGACGACCCACCGACATTCCTCAACGGGCACAACAGTTGCTACGCCTACTTGGCGTCAACAAATCACAGCCAAGATCCGTCTAACGGAGGATGTTCGACCAATCGTAACAGTTTTTGCAACGCAGGAAGTACCCCAAATCAGCCCACCTGCCCGTGGAAATTAGCTTCAGGAGCAAAAGTGTTGGTAAGTGTAACTGCGACAAGCATGTTAAACCAGATCCAGACTTGGTGATGTATATCTTGTCTGAGAGACAGCTTACGATTCTTTCTATGTCCTTTGTGTTCCTCGAAGGCCTGTCCTCTCAACGCGTGGCCTGTATCAGGGTCAGAGCGCACGAGTCAGGACATATGGGAATCCTTCTCGCAGTGTTTCACTCCCGCCGTCAAGGAGGTGGTAGAGTTTGCCAAGGGCATCCCGGGATTTCAGGAGCTTAGCCAGCAAGACCAGGTCCTGCTGCTGAAATCCGGCACCTTCCAGGTAATGACATACATGTCGGATTCTTTGTGGATCCAAACTCTGTATTGGTTTTAGTATTTGTCTCAAACtcgtgtttgttttctctgttttcctcTTGTGTGTCTAGGTGCTGATGGTCAGGTTCTGCACCCTGTTCAAGGCTGACGAGCGTACAGTAACTTTCCTTAATGGCCAAACGTACCCCCTGCCCACCCTGCGGGCCCTGGGCATGGGCTCTCTGCTGGACGCAATGTTCAACTTCAATGAGAAGCTGGGCTCCTTGGGGCTGGAGCCTGATGAAATGGCCCTCTTTATGGCCGTGGTGCTGGTCTCTGCAGGTGAGAAGTGCCATTGACGAAATcagtcgtaaaaaaaaaaaaaaatacaccgacaaaagctgcagagcgcTTGCATTTGTTAATGGACCAATAATCTAGTAACTGTGTGCGTCGACCTCTCACACTGGCTTCCCTCTGTGCTCCACAGATCGTTTCGGCATCAAAGACACGCAGGctgtggagcagctgcaggaaggTCTCATCCGTGCCCTTCGGTCACTGATCACTCTGCGCCGCCCAGAAGACACCGCTCTCTTCCCCAAACTCCTCCTGTGCTTGCCCGACCTGCGCACCCTCAACAATCTGCACTCAGACAAGCTGTTGGCCTTTCGCATCGACCCTTGAGCGGGCAGGTGTTCGCACGGCACAGTGCCACAAACTGTTTTACAAGAGTTATACAGGAggccacagaaacacacacagatattctCTTCCAAGGACGGACAGGACTTTCCTTAaagttgaggggaaaaaaaactgaattgttCCATTCGAGCAGTGGTTTTACAAAAGAGATATTTTTAAACAACCTTTTGATTTAAATACTATGTTTTGAGACAAGTACATATACAACCTCAACACCTCTTGAGAGACATTGTTCCggtaaaaacaatatataataaCTGTCATGTAGGTTTAGTTATCATTTTGTACACTTGCTCATTATATTCAGTGAACCTAAGAAAAAAAGCCAGCTCACTTGTTTATTCGTTAAATCCTTTAGAATCTATTAGAGATGTTTGGCATGTCAGCCTGGGTTTAAAAGGAAGAGAACCTTTATAGAATGCATAGCAATATCTGAAATGTTAAGGTACTTATTTATTACCGTTTCACAAACATACCATCTGTCTTAGTGCTGGAATGACACCACTATTTTGTCACTTGTACACGGTACAATGTATTTTTTCCCTTGCTATTTGTAACTAATCctccataaaaaaagaaatggcacACCGTGGTTTTAAATGTTCCAACTTCGTGAGGAAATGGCAGCATATTGTATTTTGTCTGCGTCATATTGTTTTTCCGCAGCACTGACTGAcggtttatttttgttgctgtaaaTATAACGTTTCCCTAATGTTTACGCATTAATGATGGAATTGATGTGATGGATCGAACAGATGAGTCTGGTGTCGAGATGAATGCACTGTCCTTTCTGCAGTTGGTGAGGGTTTGGCCATTCCAAAGGTCAGACAGCTTGGACACAAATTGTGCTATAAGATGACATAACCAACCAGCATAATCGCTTAAATCACCAGCACTCACTGCACATGCACCCTTCCTCTGCCCTCAACGTTTGTCATACAAACAAGAGATAGCTTTGGGGGGAGATCTTTATGTATTGGTCTTCTCACCGTTTGCTTGAATGATTTGGGGTGATTGAGTTGAGCACATcatgtacattttgtaaatcTTTATTCCAAAATAGAAATGATAAAATGATATAAAGTTTATGTATTACTTTGCTtgtgtgtcatttttaattgtCCATTTGGGAAAATGCATAAATGAGGATTTAGTCAGTACCAGTGGTGGTTAAGTAACCAAGTATATACACTCAGGTATTGCAATATTgctatactatatatatttatgcagttttgtacattttcaataacttttggataaaaaaatatatactttgtaCTCTGCTGCATTTATTTGGCAACACTAGCTGGTGGTTACTTCGCAGATTaagattttaaatgtaaaaacacaatgATCTTATATAATATGATAAATTGCTCAGATTTAGGATTAAACCACTAGCACCTAATCTTGTGATCACCTTACATCAGTACCACCTGATAAAGACTAAGCTGTATAATAATGATTAACCTACTGCAACTAATCAGGCTGTGTTCACTTTAAGAATGATTATTGCCTTGTGAGCTAAAAAAATCTAGGTCAGACAGAGCACAACAGAGGGGTTCATTCAAAGCACGTTACACACATCAGTAGAGTTTTtaaacatagaaaaaaaaaggttttctcagGTACCAATACAGCTACTTTAAATAACGTAAAATAAGTCATCTAAATTAATCAAATACTTCGTTAAGAGTGGACTAGCCTTCTGAGAAAGTTGCCGCACGGGATGCCTGGACAACAATAGTTTCTCCTCCCTCTAAAAATCACAAAGCAAAGTAGTGATGCCACCTAGTGGTGAAATGACGGATCCGAGATCCCGGAAGTGAACCCCGGAAGCTACCGTAGCTTTTCACACACATCACTCAGTTATGTTACGTTAGATTTTGTTGTTCGAGGAACTACTATGGGCCTGCTGTCAAATGGCACGGTAAGACACCACGTTGCAGAAGTGGAAGCCATGTGCTAGTGGCTAAGATTCAATGAGGACTCTTTTATCTTGAcgtcgttagcagtttagcctGTAGGCTAGCGCTAGCATGTAACGTTAGccactgtgtgcgtgtctcaTGTAAACAAAACGGAATTGTTGCATGTCCGGCTCTCCGCTGTAAGGTAACGCTCACTCTCTTACCTTAACTCGGGGCTTGGTTATTTCATGTCATATATtacgttatatatatatatagggttaGGGCTATTATATAATGCATTTAACATGGCTCTGACATAGCGGTAGCTAACTTAATCATTGGTAACGTTAACGCTCGTGCACTTCTTGTCTCTCCACAGGTGCTGAGAAACGAAAGCAAGAGGTTTGGAAGCGCACCAGGCCCTCGGCTTTGACCTCGTGCCGGTGCCGATTGTCACACCATGTTGGTGACGGCGTATCTCGCCATCGTCTTGCTGCTTGCCCTGTGCGCTGGCCTGGAGCTCGCAGGACGCCGCCTCGTCCCGCCTCAGTCCACCCCTGCTGTGGCCAACCCCGTTTTCCGTCGCTTCCAGAGTGGCTTCCTTCGCGCGTACCTCTTGGCTCTGTGGGCCGACTGGCTCCAGGGCCCTTACCTCTACAAGCTGTACCGTCACTACAGTTTCCTGGAGTCCCAAATAGCCATCTTGTACGTGTGTGGCCTGGCCTCCTGTGTCCTCTTTGCTCCCTTTTCCGCCTGGCTGCCTCAAGTCTTGGGTCGCAGACAGACGTGTCTTCTCTTCTGCCTGTCCTACTGTGCTTGTTGTCTCACCAAGCTGTCCACAGACTACTTTGTTTTGATCTTTGGTCGCATCCTGGGGGGCCTGTCCACATCCCTGCTCAGCACCACATTTGAAGCCTGGTATGTGCACCGCCATGTGGAAGTACACGATTTTCCCAAGGAGTGGATCCCCAGTACCTTCACCAAGGCGGCTACCTGGAACCACGGGCTTGCCGTGGGAGCAGGGCTGGTGGCTAACCTGCTGGCTGAGTGGCTCCACCTGGGTCCGGTGGCTCCCTTTCTCCTGGCTGTGCCTTGCCTCGTGTGCTGTGGCTGGGTGGTGCTGACCGACTGGGGCAAGGAAGAGGTTGGAGACAGCCCCAAAGGGGACGAACTAAAACTTCCTCCCGGCCCCCCAAACGGAGGCGTGACCCGTTTGTCTGCAAGGAGTCGCTTCTCACGCAGCTGCCATGATGGTTTGCGTTGCCTGCTGTCAGACAGGAGGGTCATGCTCTTGGGCGGAGTGCAGGCT
This sequence is a window from Pungitius pungitius chromosome 1, fPunPun2.1, whole genome shotgun sequence. Protein-coding genes within it:
- the mfsd5 gene encoding molybdate-anion transporter, translated to MLVTAYLAIVLLLALCAGLELAGRRLVPPQSTPAVANPVFRRFQSGFLRAYLLALWADWLQGPYLYKLYRHYSFLESQIAILYVCGLASCVLFAPFSAWLPQVLGRRQTCLLFCLSYCACCLTKLSTDYFVLIFGRILGGLSTSLLSTTFEAWYVHRHVEVHDFPKEWIPSTFTKAATWNHGLAVGAGLVANLLAEWLHLGPVAPFLLAVPCLVCCGWVVLTDWGKEEVGDSPKGDELKLPPGPPNGGVTRLSARSRFSRSCHDGLRCLLSDRRVMLLGGVQALFESVLYIFVFLWTPVLDPHGAPLGIVFSCLMAASMAGSLLYRVATSTHYRLQPGHVLCLAVLMAFFSLFMLTFSTTPGQPRPHESFLAFLLLELACGLYFPAVGFLQARVIPEEKRASVLAWFRLPLHLLACIGLLALHGEISGTGSGEEGTGTRHMFAGCAVMMLAALMAVVSLFTLGRNDTELRLETEGSRDEGDMY
- the LOC119222753 gene encoding nuclear receptor subfamily 1 group D member 1 gives rise to the protein MDTSPGGGVILYAGSSGSSSPSPGSPSSGYQTQSPCSHSQPSSPEEVTTCTEIGAFKPRASGCTTSSSKLVFQFPEIYSAPPAPAPPQNTYAHPVAGKRSCGFTGTFTKTGGMVLLCKVCGDIASGFHYGVHACEGCKGFFRRSIQQNINYKMCVKNENCLIMRMNRNRCQHCRFKKCLSVGMSRDAVRFGRIPKREKQRLLDEMQSYMSSLNESVAMDSPSVREPAGSPEEGHSKEAIGAISRAYRDIFTSSNSRKRAAKTDNTTSPFSQGAGFAQVLSHPASTLSYKSCPVAPRDDPPTFLNGHNSCYAYLASTNHSQDPSNGGCSTNRNSFCNAGSTPNQPTCPWKLASGAKVLACPLNAWPVSGSERTSQDIWESFSQCFTPAVKEVVEFAKGIPGFQELSQQDQVLLLKSGTFQVLMVRFCTLFKADERTVTFLNGQTYPLPTLRALGMGSLLDAMFNFNEKLGSLGLEPDEMALFMAVVLVSADRFGIKDTQAVEQLQEGLIRALRSLITLRRPEDTALFPKLLLCLPDLRTLNNLHSDKLLAFRIDP